One Bombus pyrosoma isolate SC7728 linkage group LG9, ASM1482585v1, whole genome shotgun sequence genomic window carries:
- the LOC122571102 gene encoding 40S ribosomal protein S23: MGKPRGLRTARKHVNHRRDQRWNDKDYKKAHLGTRWKANPFGGASHAKGIVLEKVGVEAKQPNSAIRKCVRVQLIKNGKKITAFVPRDGCLNNIEENDEVLVAGFGRKGHAVGDIPGVRFKVVKVANVSLLALYKEKKERPRS, from the exons ATGG GTAAACCTCGTGGTCTTCGTACTGCACGTAAGCATGTAAACCACAGACGGGATCAACGATGGAATGATAAAGATTACAAGAAAGCTCACTTGGGAACGAGATGGAAGGCCAATCCATTCGGTGGTGCTTCTCATGCTAAGGGTATTGTTTTAGAAAaagt TGGTGTAGAAGCCAAACAGCCGAACTCTGCTATTCGTAAATGTGTGAGAGTACAACTTATCAAAAACGGCAAGAAAATTACTGCTTTCGTGCCTAGGGATGGTTGTTTGAACAATATCGAGGAAAACGACGAAGTTTTGGTCGCAGGTTTTGGTCGTAAAGGTCATGCCGTAGGTGACATTCCGGGAGTTCGATTTAAAGTAGTGAAAGTTGCTAATGTTTCGCTACTTGCACtttacaaagaaaagaaagaacgaccTAGATCGTAA
- the LOC122570733 gene encoding chromosome-associated kinesin KIF4: MNEDAVKVAVRIRPLIKSENERGCQTCLDVVPGEPQIVVCNTAKAFTFNYVFPPNATQEEFYNTAVKNMVENIFQGYNVTILAYGQTGSGKTHSMGTNYIEEEDMGIIPRSVNDIFDIISSKEDWSFKVTVSFMELYQEQLYDLLTDKQRNQSIVEIRDDGKNIKIAGLVAKEVKTATEALNCLTQGSLGRATGATAMNAQSSRSHAIYTLCVYQHKKNDLNTATTAKFHLVDLAGSERSKKTQATGERFKEGVNINRGLLALGNVISQLGEGGPAAYVGYRDSKLTRLLQDSLGGNSITLMIACVSPADYNLDETLSTLRYADRACKIKNKPVINQDPQIAEINRLNKLVQELKLALVDNEIKVSCPLEHQELHTKNQCLQKKIRDLTEKLNSNLIEAVVMYERAELAEQAREKIQTDMIKILEESKKLLDDFDKDPNKHNEHRSRLEALYLKILDIQKDQKKTSEELIKISSDNANTFTINSEDDPEQMCMDEVCSPDSLDDFHEKQEEHTLLQAKRNDEVQNINKELAIKESLIHQLLKSSSLTIDYSKEIQEMEQEIKTLQIEKEELLQALQNVQANNTKSKLAENRRKKVQELEKKITELRRKISEQDRIVKTKEKQDQQIRNLSNEMHVLKQTRIKLIRQMRNESDRFTKWKESKEKELNRLKNQNRKQMNEVTRLKLWHSKQETVFKRKMEEAFAVNKRLKEALDLQKRVRKEKMNTNTDKIQNWLTQEIEISVSTIDAEYSLEKLMQDRASLACMLEKFQNDDDVNGTKIAELTEFLDLRNTQITDLQQKIVESDQESRAHTRWQKVHTMEGAKIALELLFKHVTESRRKQCVKEYEYNELQGKYELLQARLNEYRVREKERRMSKQLALNDTHNIKEYESEDNSKLREKLEFYKQKCEELEHTLPRKIQNKENVKPKAIKDVQVEDIQSETDDSTIEDDVEKDPDWTRTPLYNRIRSLLDTTKSSSLDRNSLKRTSDGDAKCNCKTSCATRICRCRKNKTICGNNCKCVEDQCQNRDKRNLNRTLFMDQSKEDEKAEDDGFLKKPRLVE; encoded by the exons ATGAATGAAGATGCAGTTAAAGTTGCTGTTCGCATTCGTCCATTAATAAAGagtgaaaatgaaagaggatGTCAAACATGCTTAGATGTTGTTCCTGGTGAACCTCAGATTGTTGTATGTAATACAGCCAAagcttttacatttaattacgtATTTCCTCCTAATGCTACTCAAGAGGAATTCTATAATACTGCTGTTAAAAATatggtagaaaatatttttcaag GCTATAATGTCACTATATTGGCTTATGGCCAAACGGGAAGTGGTAAAACTCATTCAATGGGTACAAATTACATTGAAGAGGAAGACATGGGCATTATACCTAGATCGGtgaatgatatatttgatataatttcatcaaagGAAGATTGGAGTTTTAAAGTTACAGTTTCGTTTATGGAACTTTATCAAGAACAATTATACGATTTATTAACTGATAAACAAAGAAATCAGTCTATTGTTGAAATCAGAGATGatggtaaaaatataaagattgcTGGACTTGTAGCAAAAGAAGTTAAAACTGCAACAGAAGCATTAAACTGTTTGACACAAGGATCTTTAGGACGTGCTACAGGTGCTACTGCAATGAATGCACAAAGTAGCAGAAGTCATGCAATATACACTTTATGTGTATATCAACATAAAAAGAATGACCT CAATACAGCAACAACTGCAAAGTTTCATTTGGTAGATTTAGCTGGATCTGAACGTAGTAAAAAGACGCAAGCAACTGGTGAAAGATTTAAAGAAGGagttaatataaatagagGTTTGTTAGCATTGGGTAATGTTATATCTCAATTAGGAGAGGGTGGCCCTGCGGCATATGTTGGTTATAGAGACAGTAAACTCACAAGATTATTGCAAGATTCTCTTGGTGGAAATTCCATAACATTAATGATAGCATGCGTTAGTCCTGCag ATTATAACTTGGATGAAACTCTAAGCACATTAAGATATGCAGACAGagcatgtaaaataaaaaataaacctGTAATTAATCAAGATCCACAAATTGCAGAAATAAATCGTCTAAATAAACTAGTACAAGAATTAAAACTTGCTTTGGtagataatgaaattaaggTCTCATGTCCACTGGAACATCAGGAACTGCACACAAAAAACCAatgtttacaaaaaaaaataagggATTTAACGGAAAAGTTGaatagtaatttaattgaGGCTGTAGTTATGTACGAAAGGGCAGAACTAGCTGAGCAAGCTAGAGAAAAAATTCAGACTGACATGATAAAGATATTAGAAGAATCTAAAAAACTTTTAGATGATTTTGATAAAGATCCTAATAAACATAATGAACATCGTTCAAGATTGGAAgctttgtatttaaaaattcttg aTATTCAAAAGGATCAGAAGAAAACATCCGAAGAactcataaaaatatcgtctGATAATGCAAACACATTTACAATAAACTCTGAAGACGACCCAGAACAGATGTGTATGGATGAAGTATGTTCTCCAGATAGTTTAGatgattttcatgaaaaacaGGAAGAACATACTTTGCTGCAAGCTAAGAGGAATGACGAAGTTCAAAATATCAACAAAGAACTTGCTATTAAGGAGAGTCTTATACATCAGCTTTTAAAAAGCTCATCTCTAACAATTGATTATTCCAAAGAAATACAGGAAATGGAGCAAGAGATAAAAACACTTCagatagaaaaggaagaactTCTGCAAGCTCTACAGAATGTACAAGCAAATAATACTAAGTCAAA aTTGGCAGAAAATAGACGTAAAAAAGTACaagaattagagaaaaaaataacggAATTAAGGCGAAAGATATCAGAACAAGATAGGATagttaaaacgaaagaaaagcaagATCAACAAATAAGGAATTTATCAAACGAAATGCACGTGTTAAAGCaaacaagaataaaattaattagacaAATGCGCAATGAATCTGATAGATTTACAAAATGGAAGGAatcaaaggaaaaagaactgaaccgtttaaaaaatcaaaatagaaAGCAAATGAACGAAGTGACGCGTTTAAAATTGTGGCATAGTAAACAAGAAACCGTTTTCAAAAGAAAGATGGAAGAAGCTTTTGCTGTTAATAAAAGACTGAAG GAAGCTTTAGATTTGCAAAAAAGAgtgagaaaagagaagatgaATACTAATActgataaaattcaaaattggTTAACTcaggaaatagaaatatcggTGAGCACCATTGATGCAGAATATTCTCTCGAAAAATTAATGCAAGATAGAGCATCATTGGCGTGcatgttagaaaaatttcaaaacgatgATGATGTAAATGGGACCAAAATTGCTGAACTTACTGAATTTCTAGATTTACGTAATACGCAAATTACCGATCTGCAGCAAAAAATAGTTGAATCTGATCAAG aaagtaGAGCACATACAAGATGGCAAAAAGTACATACAATGGAAGGAGCAAAAATTGCTCTTGAGCTATTATTTAAACATGTTACAGAGAGTAGAAGAAAGCAATGTGTAAAGGAATACGAATACAATGAGCTTCAG GGAAAGTATGAACTGTTGCAAGCACGGTTGAATGAATACCGGgtcagagagaaagaaaggcgTATGTCAAAACAACTTGCATTAAATGATAcacataatattaaagaatacgAAAGTGAAGATAACAGTAAACtaagagaaaaattggaattttacaaacaaaaatGCGAAGAACTAGAACACACA cTCCCACGTAAAATTCAGAACAAGGAAAATGTGAAACCCAAAGCTATTAAAGATGTACAGGTTGAAGATATTCAATCCGAAACAGATGATAGTACCATTGAAGATGATGTTGAAAAAGATCCAGATTGGACACGAACACCACTTTATAATCGTATACGGAGTCTTTTG gaTACAACAAAATCTTCATCACTTGACCGTAATTCATTGAAACGGACATCAGATGGCGATGCaaaatgtaattgtaaaaCGAGTTGTGCTACACGAATTTGTCGTTGTCGTAAAAACAAAACTATATGTGGCAATAATTGTAAATGTGTGGAAGACCAATGTCAAAatagagataaaagaaat TTGAATCGTACATTATTTATGGATCAGtcgaaagaagatgaaaaagcAGAGGACGATGGATTTCTAAAGAAACCaag aCTAGTGGAATGA
- the LOC122570739 gene encoding presenilins-associated rhomboid-like protein, mitochondrial — MAYNMALRSFLHIGDSTYKCVFTTIKFKPKLYIVEGYKQIRNFHKFRGKTKLSQSSNSLPEEFLKKQSGYFPNLWKPFTFTIIFSATTFIAAAIWEYERVRDKTYRIIRSYKQWGIHRTGWRYTMENWWKNLSEGERIFIPICFLNVLVFLSWHIPAFRLTMYRYFSCTPTTSRCWPMLFVTFSHCSLLHLIVNMYVLYGFSKIAVAQLGREQFLALYLISGVVSSFSSYLFKAVVGIRDPSLGASGAIMGVFGFVCTQFPNAYLSIIFLPMFKFTASTVMKAIMGLDTLGCLMRWQRFDHAAHLGGALFGIFWQMWGSANIWQKREPVLVFWHQIREPPRSN, encoded by the exons ATGGCCTACAATATGGCTCTTAGGTCATTTTTACATATAGGTGATAGTACGTATAAATG tgTTTTTACTACAATAAAGTTTAAAcctaaattatatatagttgaaggatataaacaaattagaaattttcataagTTTAGAGGTAAAACAAAACTATCACAATCATCAAATTCACTACCAGAAGAGTTCCTTAAAAAGCAATCAGGATATTTTCCCAATTTATGGAAACCATTTACCTTTACTATCATA TTTAGTGCAACAACATTTATTGCGGCTGCCATTTGGGAATATGAACGTGTCAGAGATAAAACCTATAGGATAATCAGAAGTTACAAACAATGGGGAATACAT cGAACAGGATGGAGATATACAATGGAGAATTGGTGGAAAAACTTATCagaaggagaaagaatatttattcctATATGTTTCTTAAATGTGTTGGTATTTTTGTCATGGCATATACCAGCATTTCGATTGACAatgtatcgatatttttcatgcaCTCCTACCACTA GTAGATGTTGGCCAATGTTGTTTGTAACATTTTCACATTGTTCCCTTCTTCATTTAATTGTCaacatgtatgtattatatggTTTTTCTAAAATTGCTGTGGCTCAACTGGGTAGAGAACAATTTTTGGcactttatttaattagtgGAGTAGTATCTAGTTTTTCAAGTTACTTATTTAAAGCTGTCGTTGGCATAAGAGATCCTTCCTTGGGAGCT TCAGGAGCAATAATGGGTGTCTTTGGATTTGTATGTACTCAGTTTCCAAATGCATACCtgtctattatttttcttccaatgTTCAAATTTACAGCGAGTACg GTCATGAAAGCTATAATGGGTTTGGATACTTTGGGATGCCTTATGCGTTGGCAACGTTTTGATCATGCAGCACATTTGGGTGGAGCATTATTTGGAAT ATTTTGGCAAATGTGGGGTAGTGCCAATATATGGCAAAAACGTGAGCCAGTATTAGTATTTTGGCATCAAATCCGTGAACCACCTAGATCTAATTAA
- the LOC122570742 gene encoding S-formylglutathione hydrolase has protein sequence MPDITEVSSNKVFGGWQKVYSHESYELGCKMNFGIFLPPQVEEGPVPVIYWLSGLTCTEANFVQKAGAQKYASEQGVILVAPDTSPRNLNIPGEDDDWDFGTGAGFYVDAVKEPWKKHYRMYSYVTKELPALINEKFPVLPDKQSIMGHSMGGHGALICALKNPGLYKTVSAFAPISNPISCPWGKKAFSGYLGGTETNAAWREWDATELAKKYNGPPLDILVDQGKEDKFLKNGQLLPENLLSAAKDAGLSLVLRFQESYDHSYFFISTFIEDHIKHHVKYLKS, from the exons ATGCCAGATATTACCGAAGTTTCTAGCAACAAAGTTTTTGGCGGATGGCAGAAAGTCTATTCGCACGAAAG CTATGAATTGGgatgtaaaatgaattttggAATCTTCCTTCCACCGCAAGTGGAAGAAGGACCTGTACCCGTCATTTATTGGTTATCTGGCTTGACATGTACAGAAGCTAATTTTGTTCAGAAAGCAGGTGCACAAAAATATGCTTCTGAACAAGGAGTAATCTTAGTTGCACCTGATACTAGCCCTCGCAATCTTAATATACCTGGAGAAGATGATGATTGGGATTTTGGAACTGGTGCTGGTTTTTACGTTGATGCAGTAAAAGAACCTTGGAAAAAACATTACAGAATGTATAGCTACGTTACTAAAGAGCTACCAgctttaattaatgaaaaatttcctgTTCTACCAGACAAACAATCCATAATGGGTCATAG tATGGGTGGACATGGAGCTTTAATATGTGCTTTAAAAAATCCTGGTTTATACAAAACAGTATCTGCTTTTGCACCTATAAGTAATCCAATTTCATGTCCATGGGGGAAAAAGGCTTTCTCTGGTTATTTGGGTGGAACAGAAACTAATGCTGCATGGAGAGAATGGGATGCTACAGAATTAGCTAAAAAGTACAATGGACCTCCTTTGGATATTTTGGTTGACCAg GGAAAAGAAGATAAGTTCTTGAAAAATGGACAATTATTACCAGAAAATTTACTATCAGCTGCAAAAGATGCTGGATTATCTTTAGTTCTTAGATTTCAAGAAAGCTATGATCATAGTTACTTTTTTATATCTACATTCATAGAAGATCATATTAAACATcatgtaaaatatcttaaatcttaa
- the LOC122570735 gene encoding coiled-coil domain-containing protein 39-like produces the protein MTMNNNIDAVLTELGWNDGFRIPVANEENKRLEEEIESKMKLKENLSTKLESTEERIKMMKKHINNLITEQNINQKLLTAHSAQLKTEDHHYRLSCNTESSLRQEARRFQKEWQEVNETVTNIEKELQKMTKKIETSKNTLKYDEKNLREMEEILNENENNNELIAQYMKEDLKEYKELELKRQKLSKELQTYRDSIIKTTNEAREVEIILSRTSALYNQALIEYRQMFNQWKESVIMLQQRNNDIKKVIQETEALYEISQDKKKVLQESEKFLMEQIENNKQVQDSIKKLEKELITMKEEQGNMKEMITSYENQLVIQKGIVKELTQRVQQVRADIKHKESQIQIKNAKIEKIDKQVIDLTAKLQDITNQKVDIEEKAKELEEMIEEQEKKKSKMTKEMNRLQMANLRVMNQIKDLQNDNKVLKMEYEKESKKCEYLDKLHTKEEHILEDKKEVSYQAEFEVRKYEMKFNRLKGLEYNKSEVEKKQKKIEDLQNTLDEKMKVSKLLQKQIVTLEDNMRKISNSIAQDNNELEYLQNKKQDLVLLMNAGEKQLKAAQNCYEEKQVQESMLRLTVSQMEKMMCNIGENVYDLERYRLELEAAMRERKAEIVVQKESLIVQKRIADGECSELRSAIAERKIRIKQLQARYDNYIALLGTNPDGTPMSTTHMKIQSAQERYLLQEQGDQLDETIRKTEDEIQAMENTLRVINVCNDKYKVSLTTDDQNKPEIEEHKKLDEELQNAEQHLKQKKEELQHLTENMQKIQNDYVKILENIEETQECKENKDQYLTDLKHHIREQKEKISRADKSLQNAQKSIQRLYESTGDKTVLIQQKEIELRELQEQNSIALQDIAEFTVHHIEVEPYIKKLLASQNIELPTNLFGQSPGSNHSHSNTNLSECLPKSTNRESVYGSSKGSTGNVINIEPQFEIVPIQSTSRRNIKQK, from the exons ATGACTATGAATAATAACATTGATGCAGTTTTGACTGAGTTAGGGTGGAATGATGGATTTCGAATACCGGTAgcaaatgaagaaaataaacgattagaagaagaa attgaaagcaaaatgaaactaaaagaaaatttaagtaCGAAACTCGAGTCAACGGAGGAACGAATTAAGATGATGAAAAAGcatattaacaatttaataacaGAACAGAATATAAATCAAAAACTTTTAACCGCTCATTCGGCGCAACTTAAAACTGAAGACCATCATTACCGATTGAGTTGTAACACTGAATCGAGCCTTCGCCAAGAGGCGCGACGTTTTCAAAAAGAATGGCAAGAAGTAAATGAGACGGTAACAAAcattgaaaaagaattacaaaagatgacgaagaaaatagaaacgtCGAAAAATACACTAAAATATGATGAAAAAAATCTACGAGAAATGGAGgagatattaaatgaaaatgaaaataataatgaattaatagCACAATATATGAAAGAAGACTTAAAAGAATATAag GAACTGGAATTAAAAAGACAGAAACTTAGCAAAGAATTGCAAACATATCGTGATTCGATTATTAAAACAACTAATGAAGCGCGGGAAGTGGAGATTATACTTAGTCGAACATCTGCATTGTATAATCAGGCATTGATAGAATACCGGCAAATGTTTAATCAATGGAAAGAAAGCGTAATCATGTTAcaacaaagaaataatgatATCAAGAAAGTCATTCAA GAAACCGAAGCATTGTACGAAATTTctcaagataaaaaaaaagtacttCAAGAATCAGAAAAATTCTTGATGGAGCAAATTGAGAATAATAAGCAAGTTCaagattcaattaaaaaattggaaaaggaGCTTATTACAATGAAGGAAGAACAGGGCAACATGAAAGAAATGATTACTTCATACGAAAATCaa ctTGTTATACAAAAAGGTATTGTGAAAGAGTTGACACAACGTGTACAGCAAGTAAGAGCTGACATAAAACATAAGGAATcacaaattcaaattaaaaatgcaaaaatagagaaaatagaTAAACAAGTAATAGATTTAACTGCAAAATTGCAAGACATTACCAATCAAAAAGTGGACATTGAAGAAAAGGCAAAAGAACTAGAAGAGATGATAGAG gagcaagagaaaaaaaagtcCAAAATGACTAAAGAAATGAATCGATTACAAATGGCAAATTTACGTGTAATGAATCAAATAAAAGACTtacaaaatgataataaagttttaaagATGGAATATGAAAAGGAATCTAAAAAATGTGAATATTTAGACAAATTACATACCAAAGAAGAACATATTTTAGAGGATAAAAAGGAAGTATCGTACCAAGCAGAATTCGAAGTGCGAAAATATGAGATGAAATTTAACAGATTAAAAGGGCTTGAATATAACAAGTCTGAAGttgagaaaaaacaaaaaaagattGAAGATCTTCAAAATACTTtagatgaaaaaatgaaagtgtCTAAGTTATTGCAAAAACAGATTGTCACTTTAGAA GATAATATgaggaaaatttcaaatagtaTAGCACAAGATAACAAtgaattagaatatttacaaaataaaaaacaagatCTTGTTCTTCTAATGAATGCAGGagagaaacaattaaaagCTGCTCAAAATTGTTATGAGGAGAAACAAGTACAAGAAAGTATGCTACGACTTACAGTATCTCAAATGGAGAAAATGATGTGTAATATAGGAGAAAATGTTTATGATTTGGAAAGATATAGACTTGAATTAGAAGCA gCAATGCGGGAACGCAAAGCAGAAATTGTTGTACAGAAGGAATCTCTAATAGTACAAAAAAGAATTGCAGATGGTGAATGTTCAGAATTAAGAAGTGCTATTGCTgagagaaaaatacgaataaagcAATTACAGGCAAGGTATGACAATTACATAGCATTGTTAGGTACTAATCCTGATGGAACTCCAATGAGTACTACTCATATGAAGATTCAAAGTGCACAAGAAAGATATCTTTTACAAGAACAGGGTGATCAATTAGAtgaaacaataagaaaaacTGAAGATGAAATACAAGCCATGGAAAATACATTACGAGTAATAAATGTTTGTAATGACAAATATAAGGTATCCTTAACAACAGATGATCAAAATAAACCAGAGATAGAAGAACATAAAAAATTGGATGAAGAACTGCAGAATGCAGAACAACATTTGAAgcaaaagaaggaagaattaCAGCATTTAACTGAAAATATGCAG aaaatacaaaatgactatgtgaaaattcttgaaaatatagaGGAAACTCAAGAatgcaaagaaaataaagaccAATATTTAACTGACTTGAAACATCACATTCgtgaacaaaaagaaaaaatatcaagagCTGATAAAAGTTTACAGAATGCCCAGAAAAGTATTCAACGATTGTATGAAAGTACAGGAGACAAAACTGTGCTTATACAACAG AAAGAGATAGAATTACGTGAACTGCAAGAACAAAATTCCATTGCTTTGCAAGATATTGCAGAATTTACAGTTCACCATATAGAAGTTGAGccttacattaaaaaattgttagcATCACAGAATATAGAGTTACCTACAAATTTATTTGGCCAATCGCCAGGATCCAATCATTCTCACAGTAATACAAACTTATCAGAATGTTTACCAAAAAGTACAAATCGAGAAAGTGTTTATGGATCATCTAAGGGAAGTACTGGAAATGTCATCAATATAGAACCACAATTTGAAA ttGTTCCAATACAAAGTACATCAAGGAGGAACATAAAGCAGAAATAA
- the LOC122570745 gene encoding putative peptidyl-prolyl cis-trans isomerase dodo, which produces MADEELPAGWEKRLSRSTGQHYYLNVYTKESQWDRPDKPADPSGNNKGDGPEEVQCSHLLVKHSGSRRPSSWREENITRSKEEALELIKSYREQIVSGKATFAELASKYSDCSSAKRGGDLGPFSRGAMQKPFEQAAFALKVGELSSPVHTDSGIHIIQRTA; this is translated from the exons aTGGCGGACGAAGAATTACCAGCGGGTTGGGAAAAACGTTTAAGCAGATCTACTG gacaacattattatttaaatgtttatactAAAGAAAGTCAATGGGATAGGCCAGATAAACCAGCTGATCCATCTGGAAATAATAAAGGAGATGGTCCAGAAGAAGTTCAATGTTCTCATTTGTTAGTAAAACATTCAGGTTCTAGAAGACCATCTTCCTGGCGAGAAGAAAATATCACAAGATCAAAGGAAGAAGCTCTTGAACTTATCAAAT CTTACAGAGAACAAATTGTGTCTGGAAAAGCAACATTTGCTGAACTTGCTTCAAAGTATAGCGATTGTAGTTCAGCCAAGCGAGGTGGGGACTTGGGACCATTTAGTCGAGGTGCAATGCAAAAGCCTTTTGAACAAGCAGCATTTGCTCTCAAAGTTGGTGAATTGTCTTCACCAGTTCACACAGATAGTGGTATTCATATCATTCAGCGAACagcataa